A stretch of Myceligenerans xiligouense DNA encodes these proteins:
- the murJ gene encoding murein biosynthesis integral membrane protein MurJ — protein sequence MTRSGLARAALLVTLVTLASRIVGFGRWLAQGYWVGNGTFTDAFNAANLLPNVLFEVAAGGALAGAVVPLVAGPLSRAPSTDAGREQASRSASALLGWTLVVLVPAGGLMALLAGPVAAWLVDDPLTPVVAAFLRVFAVQVPMYGLAVVLGGMLQAHRRFFWPAFSPLISSLVVIGVYWGYAARLPDRGAQDLAEIPARALDWLAWGITAGVLALALPLVLPALRTGLRLRPTLRFPDGEGRRAAHLAFAGVGALVAQQIALVVVMKVGTDLGGYTTWLYAYNVYLLPYAVLAFPIATSAFPHFTAHAAAGRTDDLRALVASTTRTLLLVAAAGVAALVAAAPAVELVFDLLVTGDAPGMASALAWMAPGLVGYALVLHLSRALYAVDRGRAAVVATATGWGVMVAALLAVWAAFGGPGGTGPTDPVLVLGALGAAGTLGMTVAGTGLLVAVRRYLGRAALAGTGRTGLALVAGTVLGVVAGYGAASLLRRGGGTPGVADGGPAAGEVEFVLGDFVLALGSGLAAGLVAAVVVVAVAALSDAGLRARLRGPRGAPGGG from the coding sequence TTGACGAGATCGGGACTCGCGCGGGCCGCGCTGCTCGTCACCCTGGTCACCCTCGCGAGCCGGATCGTCGGCTTCGGCCGCTGGCTCGCACAGGGCTACTGGGTGGGCAACGGCACCTTCACCGACGCGTTCAACGCCGCGAACCTCCTGCCCAACGTCCTGTTCGAGGTCGCGGCCGGCGGGGCGCTCGCGGGCGCCGTCGTCCCCCTCGTGGCCGGGCCGCTCAGCCGCGCGCCGAGCACGGACGCCGGCCGCGAGCAGGCGTCCCGCTCCGCCTCGGCCCTGCTCGGATGGACCCTGGTGGTGCTCGTCCCCGCCGGGGGACTGATGGCACTGCTGGCCGGCCCGGTCGCGGCCTGGCTCGTGGACGATCCGCTGACCCCCGTCGTCGCCGCGTTCCTGCGCGTGTTCGCCGTCCAGGTGCCGATGTACGGCCTCGCGGTCGTGCTGGGCGGCATGCTCCAGGCCCACCGGCGGTTCTTCTGGCCCGCCTTCAGCCCGCTGATCTCCAGCCTCGTCGTCATCGGCGTGTACTGGGGCTACGCGGCGCGCCTGCCCGACCGGGGCGCGCAGGACCTCGCCGAGATCCCCGCCCGCGCGCTCGACTGGCTCGCCTGGGGCATCACGGCCGGCGTCCTCGCCCTCGCCCTCCCGCTCGTGCTGCCCGCCCTGCGCACCGGGCTGCGCCTGCGGCCCACGCTCCGGTTCCCCGACGGCGAGGGCCGGCGCGCCGCGCACCTGGCGTTCGCCGGCGTCGGGGCGCTCGTGGCACAGCAGATCGCGCTCGTCGTGGTCATGAAGGTCGGCACCGACCTGGGCGGCTACACCACCTGGCTGTACGCCTACAACGTGTACCTCCTGCCCTACGCCGTCCTCGCGTTCCCCATCGCGACCAGCGCCTTCCCGCACTTCACCGCCCACGCCGCGGCCGGCCGCACCGACGACCTGCGCGCCCTCGTCGCGAGCACCACCCGCACCCTCCTCCTCGTCGCCGCGGCCGGCGTCGCCGCCCTCGTCGCCGCGGCGCCGGCCGTCGAGCTCGTCTTCGACCTCCTCGTCACCGGCGACGCACCGGGCATGGCCTCCGCCCTCGCCTGGATGGCGCCCGGACTCGTGGGCTACGCGCTCGTCCTGCACCTGTCGCGCGCCCTCTACGCCGTCGACCGCGGACGGGCCGCCGTCGTGGCCACCGCCACCGGCTGGGGGGTCATGGTGGCCGCCCTGCTGGCGGTGTGGGCCGCGTTCGGCGGTCCCGGCGGGACGGGGCCCACGGACCCCGTCCTCGTGCTCGGCGCCCTCGGCGCCGCGGGAACACTCGGCATGACCGTCGCGGGGACCGGGCTCCTCGTCGCGGTGCGGCGCTACCTGGGGCGCGCGGCGCTCGCGGGGACGGGCCGGACGGGGCTCGCGCTCGTGGCGGGGACCGTGCTCGGGGTGGTCGCCGGGTACGGCGCGGCGTCCCTGCTCCGGCGCGGGGGAGGGACGCCCGGCGTGGCCGACGGCGGGCCCGCGGCGGGTGAGGTCGAGTTCGTCCTGGGTGACTTCGTCCTCGCGCTCGGCTCGGGTCTGGCGGCCGGCCTGGTGGCGGCCGTCGTCGTCGTCGCCGTGGCGGCGCTGTCCGACGCCGGTCTGCGCGCGCGGCTCCGGGGCCCGCGCGGCGCCCCGGGCGGCGGATGA
- a CDS encoding copper transporter, which yields MIDFRYHLVSLISVFIALAVGIILGAGPLQGALGETLTRQVDTLREERNVLRAQLDDTTGKLAADEAFLAAAGPRLLDEVLTGRRVAVVGLGDVPSGTRAGVIDQLETAGADVVVSAKLPMSWTEADDESTRTTVADGLRDTLADAGVETIEDNPVATLASAVTLALTGTESAGERSMTALDLEQQLTTFGLLRTADEQTVPATAVVLLSAAAEPDEATAEAEAEDGDAETATPEPANPRYAGDVWAGAVLGVERVAGTAVLAGPATDGDDVVQRVRSDDGLAREVSTVSEVTELAGRITVPLALASTLTGYVDHYGPEADTAVIPPAPED from the coding sequence GTGATCGACTTCCGCTACCACCTCGTCTCCCTCATCTCGGTGTTCATCGCCCTCGCGGTGGGCATCATCCTCGGAGCGGGGCCGCTCCAGGGGGCCCTCGGCGAGACCCTCACCCGGCAGGTCGACACGCTGCGCGAGGAGCGCAACGTCCTGCGCGCCCAGCTCGACGACACGACCGGCAAGCTGGCGGCGGACGAGGCGTTCCTGGCCGCCGCGGGACCACGTCTCCTGGACGAGGTGCTGACCGGCCGCCGCGTCGCCGTCGTCGGCCTGGGCGACGTGCCCTCCGGGACGCGGGCGGGCGTGATCGACCAGCTCGAGACGGCGGGGGCCGACGTCGTCGTCAGCGCGAAGCTGCCCATGAGCTGGACCGAGGCCGACGACGAGTCCACCCGGACGACCGTTGCCGACGGGCTGCGCGACACCCTTGCCGACGCCGGCGTCGAGACGATCGAGGACAACCCGGTGGCCACGCTCGCCTCCGCCGTGACGCTCGCGCTCACCGGCACCGAGTCCGCCGGCGAGCGCAGCATGACCGCGCTGGACCTGGAGCAGCAGCTCACGACGTTCGGGCTGCTGCGGACCGCCGACGAACAGACCGTCCCGGCGACCGCCGTCGTCCTCCTGTCCGCCGCGGCCGAGCCCGACGAGGCCACGGCCGAGGCCGAGGCCGAGGACGGCGACGCGGAGACGGCCACCCCCGAGCCCGCGAACCCGCGGTACGCGGGCGACGTGTGGGCGGGTGCCGTCCTGGGCGTCGAGCGCGTCGCGGGGACGGCCGTGCTCGCGGGCCCCGCCACCGACGGCGACGACGTCGTGCAGCGCGTCCGGTCCGACGACGGCCTGGCGCGCGAGGTGAGCACCGTGAGCGAGGTGACGGAACTGGCCGGCAGGATCACGGTGCCGCTGGCGCTCGCGTCCACGCTGACCGGGTACGTGGACCACTACGGACCCGAGGCGGACACGGCAGTGATCCCGCCGGCGCCCGAGGACTGA
- a CDS encoding TlyA family RNA methyltransferase, with amino-acid sequence MTARARVDAELVRRGLARSRRHAAELVASGRVSIDGRTVAKPSVAVAQEAGVAVSPGDPGEAEYASRAGLKLAGALDVLAYGPSAADRGAPAVDGAWCADLGASTGGFTDVLLRRGAEHVVAIDVGHGQLVERLREEARVTVVEGKNVRDLAPADLERAPGLVTGDLSFISLTLVLPAVAAVLAPRGSALLLVKPQFEVGRERLGRGGVVRDPALHAEAVTTVVRAAERSGLRLRAIVPSPLPGPSGNREFFVWLVADAAAPVSDPRDLAGAVAAAVAPDGPGAGGTLAGRGDPGPSDPARRTPGAESYDDRERA; translated from the coding sequence ATGACAGCACGGGCCCGCGTGGACGCCGAGCTGGTCCGGCGCGGCCTGGCCCGCTCCCGCCGGCACGCCGCCGAGCTCGTGGCGTCCGGCCGGGTGTCGATCGACGGACGGACGGTCGCCAAGCCGTCGGTGGCGGTCGCGCAGGAGGCCGGCGTCGCGGTGTCGCCCGGTGATCCGGGCGAGGCGGAGTACGCCTCGCGCGCCGGGCTGAAGCTCGCGGGCGCGCTCGACGTCCTGGCGTACGGACCGTCGGCCGCCGACCGGGGCGCCCCCGCCGTCGACGGCGCGTGGTGCGCCGATCTCGGCGCGTCCACCGGCGGGTTCACCGACGTGCTCCTGCGACGCGGGGCCGAGCACGTGGTGGCGATCGACGTCGGGCACGGGCAGCTCGTGGAGCGGCTGCGCGAGGAGGCGCGCGTCACCGTCGTCGAGGGCAAGAACGTCCGCGACCTGGCCCCCGCCGACCTGGAGCGCGCGCCCGGCCTCGTCACCGGCGACCTCTCGTTCATCTCGCTGACACTCGTGCTGCCCGCGGTCGCCGCCGTGCTGGCGCCGCGTGGGAGCGCGCTGCTGCTGGTCAAGCCGCAGTTCGAGGTCGGGCGCGAGCGGCTCGGGCGGGGCGGCGTCGTGCGGGACCCGGCGTTGCACGCCGAGGCGGTCACCACCGTCGTCCGCGCGGCCGAGCGGTCGGGCCTGCGCCTGCGCGCGATCGTCCCCAGCCCGCTGCCGGGACCGAGCGGGAACCGCGAGTTCTTCGTGTGGCTCGTCGCCGACGCCGCCGCGCCGGTCTCGGACCCGCGGGACCTGGCCGGGGCGGTGGCCGCCGCCGTCGCCCCCGACGGGCCGGGGGCGGGCGGAACCCTTGCGGGCCGGGGCGATCCCGGCCCGTCCGACCCCGCCCGGCGGACGCCCGGCGCGGAGAGCTACGACGATCGGGAGCGGGCATGA
- a CDS encoding HAD-IIA family hydrolase yields the protein MSGLIASSAPLAEAYDLALVDLDGVAYRGHLPIEHASASLTTARAGGMPLVFVTNNASREPEEVAAQLTGLDIPTDADEVMTAAQACAALLRTRLAPGAKVLVVGGKGLVTAVQSAGFEVVASADDGPDAVAQGYAPNLAWEDLAEAAYAVGRGAWHVASNLDMSLPTARGFAPGNGALVGAVTAATGVTPSSAGKPGPDMFRMAVERAGATRPLVIGDRLDTDLAGARAAGYPGLHVLTGVSTARDAVLAEPGERPSFLGADLRALLEPHPVPVRDGGSWVCGAASARVEDGVLRPGTGEGIDLVRAACAAAWAAADAGNPVATVPDLI from the coding sequence ATGAGCGGGCTGATCGCGAGCTCGGCCCCGCTGGCCGAGGCGTACGACCTCGCGCTCGTGGACCTCGACGGAGTGGCCTACCGGGGCCACCTGCCGATCGAGCATGCCTCGGCGAGCCTGACCACGGCGCGGGCGGGCGGTATGCCGCTCGTCTTCGTGACGAACAACGCCTCGCGTGAGCCCGAGGAGGTCGCCGCGCAGCTCACCGGGCTCGACATCCCGACCGACGCGGACGAGGTGATGACCGCCGCCCAGGCGTGCGCCGCGCTGCTGCGGACGCGGCTCGCTCCGGGCGCGAAGGTGCTCGTCGTGGGCGGCAAGGGCCTGGTCACGGCGGTGCAGTCGGCGGGATTCGAGGTGGTGGCGTCCGCTGACGACGGTCCGGACGCCGTCGCGCAGGGGTACGCCCCGAACCTCGCCTGGGAGGACCTCGCGGAGGCGGCGTACGCCGTCGGGCGGGGCGCCTGGCACGTGGCGAGCAATCTCGACATGTCGCTGCCGACGGCGCGCGGGTTCGCGCCGGGCAACGGCGCACTCGTGGGCGCGGTGACCGCGGCGACGGGCGTGACGCCGTCGAGCGCGGGCAAGCCGGGGCCGGACATGTTCCGGATGGCTGTCGAGCGGGCGGGTGCCACGCGCCCGCTCGTGATCGGCGACCGGCTGGACACCGACCTCGCCGGGGCCCGGGCCGCCGGGTACCCGGGCCTGCACGTGCTGACCGGGGTGTCCACGGCACGGGACGCCGTCCTGGCCGAACCGGGCGAGCGCCCGTCGTTCCTCGGGGCGGACCTGCGCGCGCTGCTGGAGCCGCACCCGGTGCCCGTGCGCGACGGCGGGTCGTGGGTGTGCGGTGCGGCGTCGGCGCGGGTCGAGGACGGCGTGCTGCGTCCGGGGACGGGCGAGGGGATCGACCTCGTCCGCGCCGCCTGCGCGGCGGCCTGGGCCGCGGCGGACGCCGGGAACCCGGTGGCGACCGTGCCGGACCTGATCTGA
- a CDS encoding NAD kinase: MTRRVLIVTHGGRPAAVAATTEAVRELKAAGFEPALHDDALTEDFGDHMDVARLREGVAESELVMVLGGDGTILRAAELTRGTDVPLLGVNLGHVGFLAESERDDLHAAVERLAARDYTVEERACVEVDVHLPDDGEVLSGWALNEVTIEKGLGGRMLEVGVSVDGRPLSSFGCDGVVMSTATGSTAHAFSGGGPVIWPDVDAVLFVPLSAHALFARPLVVGPRNEIGVRVLPTSAVPGVLTCDGRRRIDVPQGSNVLVRQAGAIRLARLSQAPFTDRLVSKFDLPVAGWRERAVRSDPSGQIFERGEE, from the coding sequence ATGACACGGCGGGTGCTGATCGTGACCCACGGCGGACGTCCCGCCGCCGTCGCGGCGACCACCGAGGCGGTGCGCGAACTGAAGGCGGCGGGCTTCGAGCCCGCGCTGCACGACGACGCGCTCACCGAGGACTTCGGCGACCACATGGACGTCGCGCGGCTGCGCGAGGGCGTCGCGGAGTCCGAGCTGGTCATGGTGCTCGGCGGGGACGGCACGATCCTGCGCGCCGCCGAGCTCACGCGCGGCACCGACGTGCCGCTGCTCGGCGTGAACCTGGGGCACGTCGGCTTCCTCGCGGAGTCGGAGCGGGACGACCTCCACGCGGCCGTCGAGCGCCTCGCGGCGCGCGACTACACGGTCGAGGAGCGCGCGTGCGTCGAGGTGGACGTGCACCTGCCCGACGACGGCGAGGTGCTCTCGGGCTGGGCCCTGAACGAGGTGACCATCGAGAAGGGCCTCGGCGGGCGCATGCTCGAGGTCGGGGTGAGCGTGGACGGGCGGCCCCTGTCGTCCTTCGGGTGCGACGGGGTCGTGATGTCCACGGCCACCGGGTCGACGGCGCACGCGTTCTCCGGCGGCGGGCCCGTGATCTGGCCGGACGTCGACGCCGTGCTGTTCGTCCCGCTCAGCGCGCACGCCCTGTTCGCGCGCCCGCTCGTGGTGGGCCCCCGGAACGAGATCGGGGTGCGCGTGCTGCCGACGTCGGCCGTGCCGGGGGTGCTCACCTGCGACGGGCGGCGGCGGATCGACGTGCCGCAGGGTTCGAACGTGCTGGTGCGGCAGGCGGGCGCGATCCGGCTGGCGCGCCTCAGCCAGGCGCCGTTCACCGACCGGCTGGTGTCGAAGTTCGACCTGCCCGTCGCGGGCTGGCGCGAGCGGGCGGTACGGTCTGATCCGTCCGGACAAATTTTCGAGCGTGGTGAGGAGTGA
- a CDS encoding heterodisulfide reductase-related iron-sulfur binding cluster — protein MSETKPDLLGSFDPGDQGAFDEHRPPSRDLVDDCVHCGFCLPACPTYTLWGEEMDSPRGRIHLMKQGLEGAPMSASLVGHIDACLGCMACVTACPSGVQYDELVEATRAQVERRGAAHRTRGQRLVRAGVFALFPHPRRLRAVRPFLALYQRSGLTRLVRPLLRRLSPSLAAMESVAPPLAPAEPVPPVTRASGDRRMTVGLLLGCVQREFFGGVNAATVRVLAAEGCDVVAPPVQGCCGALSVHSGREAEGLAYARALVDAFADARVERVVVNSAGCGSTMKEYADLLADDPAYAGRAADFAARVRDVAEILDELGPVATRHPLPLTVAYHDACHLSHAQRVRAQPRRLLGAVPGLVVKEIAEGDLCCGSAGIYNLTHPEPARELGDRKATNVAATEAELLVTSNPGCLLQISAALGRQGRSIATAHMIQVLDASLRGAGPEALAGPGAGGA, from the coding sequence ATGAGCGAGACCAAGCCGGACCTGCTCGGGTCGTTCGACCCCGGCGACCAGGGCGCGTTCGACGAGCACCGCCCGCCGTCGCGGGACCTCGTGGACGACTGCGTGCACTGCGGGTTCTGCCTGCCCGCCTGCCCCACCTACACGCTGTGGGGCGAGGAGATGGACTCGCCGCGCGGACGCATCCACCTGATGAAGCAAGGGCTGGAGGGTGCGCCGATGTCGGCGTCGCTGGTGGGACACATCGACGCCTGCCTCGGATGCATGGCGTGCGTCACGGCCTGCCCGTCGGGCGTGCAGTACGACGAACTCGTCGAGGCGACGCGGGCGCAGGTGGAACGGCGCGGGGCCGCACACCGCACGCGCGGGCAACGGCTGGTGCGGGCGGGTGTCTTCGCGCTGTTCCCGCACCCGCGGCGGCTGCGGGCCGTGCGGCCGTTCCTCGCGCTGTACCAGCGCAGCGGCCTGACACGCCTGGTGCGGCCGCTGCTGCGGCGGCTCTCGCCGTCGCTGGCGGCGATGGAGTCGGTGGCGCCGCCGCTCGCACCGGCCGAACCCGTGCCGCCGGTGACCCGCGCGTCCGGAGACCGGCGGATGACCGTGGGGCTGCTGCTCGGGTGCGTCCAGCGCGAGTTCTTCGGTGGCGTCAACGCCGCCACGGTGCGCGTGCTCGCGGCGGAGGGGTGCGACGTCGTGGCGCCTCCCGTGCAGGGCTGCTGCGGAGCGCTCTCGGTGCACTCGGGGCGCGAGGCCGAGGGGCTCGCGTACGCCCGCGCGCTCGTCGACGCCTTCGCGGACGCGCGCGTGGAGCGGGTGGTGGTCAACTCGGCCGGCTGCGGCTCCACGATGAAGGAGTACGCGGACCTGCTCGCCGACGATCCGGCCTACGCCGGGCGCGCCGCGGACTTCGCCGCCAGGGTGCGCGACGTGGCGGAGATCCTCGACGAGCTCGGGCCTGTCGCGACGCGGCATCCGCTGCCCCTCACGGTGGCCTACCACGACGCCTGCCACCTGTCCCACGCGCAGCGGGTGCGGGCGCAGCCGCGGCGGCTGCTCGGTGCCGTCCCCGGCCTGGTGGTGAAGGAGATCGCGGAAGGCGACCTGTGCTGCGGGTCGGCCGGCATCTACAACCTGACCCACCCGGAACCGGCGCGGGAGCTGGGTGACCGGAAGGCCACGAACGTGGCTGCCACCGAGGCCGAGCTGCTGGTGACCTCCAACCCCGGGTGCCTCCTGCAGATCTCCGCGGCGCTCGGGCGCCAGGGCCGCTCGATCGCGACGGCGCACATGATCCAGGTCCTGGACGCGTCGCTGCGCGGGGCCGGACCCGAGGCGCTCGCCGGCCCGGGCGCGGGCGGGGCCTGA
- the steA gene encoding putative cytokinetic ring protein SteA, with amino-acid sequence MKLIMTRPGQRDEERTDPGGGPLTGPARVGERTKELTGRLNPGDIAVIDHADIDRVAADALVAAQPAAVLNAARSVTGRYPNTGPGILLEAGIPLIDDLGPAVMALEERTPLQILDAQVMAGGEVIASGERQTTASLETAMAAAREGLSVEIERFAENTMTYLRRERDLLLDGVGVPVIRTPIAGRHVLIVVRGYHYREDLAMLRSYVKENRPVLIGVDGGADAIIDEGWKPDMIVGDMDSVSDRALACGAEVVVHAYRDGKAPGLERVRELGVEPVVFPATGTSEDITMLLADDKGAELIVAVGTHATLVEFLDKGRAGMASTFLTRLRVGGKLIDAKGVSRLYRTRISNTQLTMLSLAGVSAVLAAIGATSAGQTFFGILGARFDDFWSWLGSLFGG; translated from the coding sequence ATGAAGCTGATCATGACCCGGCCCGGCCAGCGCGACGAGGAGCGGACGGACCCCGGTGGCGGCCCGCTCACGGGACCCGCCCGCGTGGGTGAACGCACCAAGGAACTCACCGGCCGCCTGAACCCGGGCGACATCGCCGTCATCGACCACGCGGACATCGACCGCGTGGCCGCCGACGCGCTCGTGGCCGCGCAGCCGGCCGCCGTGCTGAACGCGGCCCGTTCCGTCACCGGCCGGTACCCGAACACCGGCCCCGGCATCCTGCTCGAGGCGGGCATCCCGCTGATCGACGACCTGGGCCCCGCCGTCATGGCGCTCGAGGAGCGCACCCCGCTCCAGATCCTCGACGCCCAGGTCATGGCGGGCGGCGAGGTGATCGCCAGCGGGGAGCGGCAGACCACCGCCTCCCTCGAGACGGCGATGGCCGCCGCCCGTGAGGGCCTCTCGGTGGAGATCGAGCGGTTCGCCGAGAACACCATGACGTACCTGCGCCGCGAGCGGGACCTCCTGCTCGACGGCGTGGGCGTGCCCGTCATCCGCACCCCGATCGCCGGGCGCCACGTGCTCATCGTCGTGCGCGGCTACCACTATCGCGAGGACCTCGCGATGCTGCGGTCGTACGTCAAGGAGAACCGTCCGGTCCTCATCGGGGTCGACGGCGGTGCGGACGCGATCATCGACGAGGGCTGGAAGCCGGACATGATCGTCGGTGACATGGACTCCGTCTCCGACCGCGCGCTCGCCTGCGGCGCCGAGGTCGTGGTGCACGCCTACCGCGACGGCAAGGCTCCCGGCCTGGAGCGGGTGCGTGAGCTCGGCGTCGAACCCGTCGTGTTCCCCGCCACCGGCACCAGCGAGGACATCACGATGCTGCTCGCGGACGACAAGGGCGCCGAGCTCATCGTCGCCGTCGGCACCCACGCCACCCTGGTGGAGTTCCTGGACAAGGGGCGAGCCGGGATGGCGTCGACGTTCCTGACCCGGCTGCGGGTGGGCGGCAAGCTCATCGACGCGAAGGGCGTCTCGCGCCTGTACCGCACGCGCATCTCCAACACCCAGCTCACCATGCTGTCCCTGGCCGGCGTGTCGGCGGTGCTGGCCGCCATCGGCGCGACGTCCGCCGGGCAGACGTTCTTCGGCATCCTGGGCGCGCGCTTCGACGACTTCTGGTCCTGGCTGGGTAGCCTGTTCGGCGGCTGA
- the recN gene encoding DNA repair protein RecN, translating into MLEEIAIENLGVIRGARVPLSEGLTVITGETGAGKTMVLTGLNLLMGGKADPQSVRPGADRAAVEGRIRVSGHPTAAARVDEAGGELEDDGTVVVLRTIADGRSRAHLGGRAVPQGVLAEIADDLVTVHGQAEQLRLRTSAKQRDALDDFAGPVHQGVLAEYRTAWSERTGLLAEIAGSEARAAERAREVELLRIGLEEIERVDPQPGEDAELAALIERLSNAEGLRVAAGEAHQALAGEDETGAQRSAIALVEAARRALEGGAQSDPALGELATRSAEVGYLINDLATDVAAYLDDLQADPGGLETAHARMADLNGLTRSYGETIDDVLQWASDAGLRLLDLDDGGDRLESMKHRVAELDAELDRLAGALTEARTSGAAELAEAVTTELHGLAMGGAHLEVTVAPADTLGPYGGDQVTMLLVPHPGAPPRPLGKGASGGELSRVMLALEVALATSPHKREDGARDGAAAAALRRTFVFDEVDAGVGGRAAVEVGRRLARLGRTTQVVVVTHLAQVAAFGDAHLVVTKSTDDGPGDAADDGMITVTGVREVTDENRVVELARMLSGQDDSATARQHALELLESSVVGR; encoded by the coding sequence GTGCTCGAGGAGATCGCGATCGAGAACCTGGGCGTCATCCGCGGCGCTCGCGTGCCCCTGTCCGAGGGGCTGACCGTCATCACGGGGGAGACGGGCGCGGGCAAGACGATGGTGCTCACGGGGCTGAACCTGCTCATGGGCGGGAAGGCCGACCCGCAGTCGGTCCGCCCGGGCGCCGACCGCGCCGCCGTGGAGGGCAGGATCCGCGTGTCGGGGCATCCCACGGCCGCGGCACGGGTGGACGAGGCGGGCGGCGAGCTCGAGGACGACGGCACGGTGGTGGTGCTGCGCACCATCGCCGACGGCCGCTCCCGCGCCCACCTCGGCGGGCGTGCCGTGCCGCAGGGCGTGCTCGCGGAGATCGCGGACGACCTCGTCACCGTGCACGGGCAGGCCGAGCAGCTGCGCCTGCGGACGAGCGCCAAGCAGCGCGACGCGCTCGACGACTTCGCGGGGCCCGTCCACCAGGGCGTGCTCGCCGAGTACCGGACGGCCTGGTCCGAGCGCACCGGGCTGCTCGCGGAGATCGCCGGCTCGGAGGCCCGGGCCGCGGAGCGCGCCCGGGAGGTCGAGCTGCTGCGCATCGGGCTCGAGGAGATCGAGCGCGTGGACCCGCAGCCGGGTGAGGACGCGGAGCTCGCGGCACTGATCGAGCGGCTGTCGAACGCGGAAGGGCTGCGTGTCGCGGCCGGCGAGGCGCACCAGGCCCTGGCCGGCGAGGACGAGACCGGCGCGCAGCGCAGCGCGATCGCGCTGGTCGAGGCCGCTCGGCGGGCGCTGGAGGGCGGCGCGCAGTCCGACCCGGCGCTCGGTGAGCTGGCGACCCGGTCCGCCGAGGTCGGGTACCTAATCAACGACCTCGCGACGGACGTCGCCGCCTACCTGGACGACCTCCAGGCGGATCCGGGCGGTCTGGAGACCGCGCACGCGCGCATGGCCGACCTGAACGGCCTGACCCGGAGCTACGGGGAGACGATCGACGACGTGCTGCAGTGGGCGAGCGACGCCGGCCTGCGGCTGCTCGACCTGGACGACGGCGGCGACCGCCTGGAGTCCATGAAGCACCGTGTCGCCGAGCTCGACGCCGAGCTGGACCGCCTCGCGGGCGCCCTGACCGAGGCACGCACCTCGGGCGCCGCCGAGCTCGCCGAGGCCGTCACCACCGAACTGCACGGCCTCGCGATGGGCGGCGCCCACCTTGAGGTCACCGTCGCGCCCGCGGACACCCTCGGGCCGTACGGCGGCGACCAGGTCACCATGCTGCTCGTACCCCACCCGGGAGCCCCGCCGCGCCCGCTGGGCAAGGGCGCCTCGGGCGGTGAGCTGTCGCGCGTCATGCTCGCCCTGGAGGTGGCGCTCGCCACCTCGCCGCACAAGCGGGAGGACGGCGCCCGCGACGGCGCCGCCGCGGCGGCCCTGCGGCGGACCTTCGTGTTCGACGAGGTGGACGCCGGTGTCGGCGGTCGGGCCGCGGTCGAGGTGGGCCGCCGACTGGCGCGGCTGGGCCGCACCACGCAGGTGGTGGTGGTGACGCACCTGGCGCAGGTGGCCGCGTTCGGTGACGCCCACCTCGTGGTGACGAAGTCGACCGACGACGGTCCCGGCGACGCCGCCGACGACGGGATGATCACCGTCACGGGAGTGCGTGAGGTCACGGACGAGAACCGCGTCGTCGAGCTGGCGCGCATGCTCTCGGGCCAGGACGACTCCGCCACGGCCCGGCAACACGCGCTGGAGCTCCTGGAGTCGTCGGTCGTGGGACGATGA